DNA sequence from the Sulfurimonas sp. HSL3-7 genome:
GACGCCGATATCTACGGTCCGAACGTGCCGCGTATGTTGGGTGTCGAAGGTGTCAAACCGGAAGTCAACGGCAACAAAGTCCTTCCTATTAAAGCCTACGGCATCGAGATGATGTCGATGGGTTCTTTGATGGAAGAGGGGCAGTCACTGATCTGGCGCGGTGCTATGATCATGAAAGCGATCGAGCAGTTCCTGCGCGATATTCTCTGGTCTGAGCTGGACTGTCTGGTTATTGACATGCCTCCGGGAACAGGTGATGCCCAGCTTACACTGGCGCAATCCGTTCCGGTGACAGCGGGTATTACGGTTACTACACCGCAGATGGTCTCCCTTGATGACTCCCGCCGTTCACTCGATATGTTCAAAAAACTGAACATTCCGATCGCAGGTATCATTGAAAACATGAGCGGGTTCATCGCACCGGATACCGGTGTCGAGTATGATATCTTCGGCAAAGGGACGACACAGCCGATGGCTGAAGAGTTCAATACGAAGATCATTGCCGAGATTCCTATCGAGCCTGCGGTCCGAAGCGGCGGTGATGCCGGTAAACCGGTTACCTATTTCGCACCGGAGTCCGAGACGGCCAAGCGCTTCATGAAAGCGGCGGAAGATGTATGGGCAACGATCGAGAAGATCAACGAAGAGGGCGGCGTGGATAATGCCGCAGTTCAACCGACAACACCTCCTGGTGTATCGGCATGTTCAACAGCTGCTGCACCAAAACAGGAAGCTTCAAGCGGCGAGAGCTGCGGAACAGGATGTGGCTGCCACTAGGCAGACTCACCCCTTCCTTTTTTCCTTCTTACTACACTTTTTCAAATCATCAATTTTATTTCAGATTTCTTCTCTTTAAAAACACTCAAATGTGCTCGGATCCCTCTTGATCAGAGGAAATTGGCCGGTACTCAGGAAGATATTTTGTGTTTGGCACGTGCCCGTTTGATCACCTGATTGATTGCGGTATCTTCAGGCTCAGATACTGAAAAAGAGGAGTTGATAGTGAACTGAAGATCGGGGAAGTGTTTTAAACGTGCTTTTTTGCTGGCTGTTTTGACAGCTTCAACCCACTCTATGGCCTCTTTTTCAGAGATACGGGTAAAGACAAGGAAAAACTCAGCACCGCCAAAGCGGGAGAGGGAGTAGTTGATCTTGACCATTTTTTTAACAATGACGGAAACCGCTTTGATGATTTCATCACCGATTTCATAGCCGTATTCGTCATTGATATCGTTGAAGTGGTCAATGGTAAGAATGAAAAGATAGAAAGGAATGCCGACCTTTGACATTGTCATCCACTGTTCAGAATCCTGGAAAAATTTCTTTCGGTTAGGCACGCCGGTCAACTCATCATACAGCATACGGTGTCTGAGCAGTTCAATCGCTTTTTTCAGCTTGAGCTGCGTTTGCAGCCGGATCAGTACCTCTTGCGTGTTGTAGGGTTTGGATATGTAATCAACCCCGCCGACTTCAAAGGCACGCAGTACACTTTCACTGTCATGATGCGCAGTGAGGAAAATAACAGGAATATCCCTGGTCGCTGCAGATGCTTTGAGCTTTTGGCACACTTCAAACCCGTCCATTCCCGGCATACCGATATCGAGCAGAATAACATCAGGTCTTTCCTCATGGACGGCTTCCAAAGCACTTGGGCCATCCAGAACAGTCCTGGCGTCATACTCCTTAAGAAGTTCAACAAGAAAATCTATGTTGACGGGATTGTCATCAACGATCAGGATTTTGGAAGTTTGTTTGTCGAGTACCATTCTGTGTGTCCTTATAGTATGTTTTTAGATTGCATAACGCTACTGCACTAACCTACAAGAGCGTTTCTCATTTTTTTGGCTTGATAGAGATTGATATCTGCCCGTGCAAGCAGCTCGTCGAGATCCCTGTCCGACGGTTCGAGTCTCGACATGCCGATACTTATGGTAAAACGTATGTCCTGATTTTGGACTATTCTTATCTGCTCGATATTACTGCGAAGCCTTTCCATTTGATCTCGGGCCTGATCTTGGCTGATCGATGTCATTGTCAGCACAAACTCATCGCCTCCCAGTCTAGCAAAGCAGTTATAGGAGGGGATGTTTTTCTTGACCGTGCTGACAAACGCTTTAACGACACTGTCCCCAATACTATGCCCATAGGTATCATTGACAGTTTTAAAGTTGTCAATATCGATAATGAACAGTATAAGGGAAGTATTACTGCGTTTCATCTCTTCAAATAGTTTGGATGTATCTGCGAAAAAACGCCGTCGATTTGAAATTCCGGAGAGTTCATCGACGTTGGCAAGCCTGTCTAAAACACGCATGGTCATCCGAAGTTTGAGATGCGTCTGAACCCGCGCGACGATCTCTTTTGCGAGGTATGGTTTGGTAACATAATCGACACCGCCTAGATCAAAACCTTTGATAATGCTGTTAGAGTCTGAACTGGCACTTAAAAAGATGACAGGAATATCTTTCGTCTTTGGATCCTCTTTCAAGCGTCTGCAGACCTCAAAACCATCCATACCGGGCATCGTTATGTCAAGAAGAACAAGGTCGGGAAGCTCTTGCTGAACAGCTTCCAGCGCGCTTGTGCCGTCAAGAACAGCCCGCACGTCAAATGTACTGAGAAGTTCAAGTAAAATATCGATATTTGCCGGGTTATCATCAACGATTAAAATTTTTGATTTGGAAAAGTCGATTTTCATTATGATATCTCATCTCGGTTGTTTTTGATGTCCGGAACCATGGATTCAATCACTTCGCATATTTTGTTAAACTGATAACCTTGTGCCGCAGTAAGAATAGCGTGAATGGACTGTTGATGCTCTGAAGGCCATTGATAGCTCTCGATCTCTTTGCACCCCTTTTTGACATTCAGTGCCTTTTTCTTTTTGGCATTCAGATACAGTTCGTTCAGCAGTGTGCCCATGGTTTCCGGTGTTATAGCTATTTTTTCGATTTCCGGTATGGCTGCTTCAGCTGTTTTAAGCGATCGGATAGCCTGAACCAATGGTGTCAACCTAGTTTCAATAGCGCCGATTAGTGCTGAGAACTCACCTGTGCGTTCCGTAAAAGCCTCTTCCAGCTCTTTGGCCAGTTCATAGATCTCTTTTGCACCAATATTGCCGGCGAGACCTTTAATATTGTGGGCAAGAGCGCGTCCTTCATCAAAGGCGTGTGTATTGACCAATACGGTAAATTCAGGCGTGACATTTTCAAAAAGATCAGCAAATTTGTAAAGAATGTTCTGATAGGCTTTGA
Encoded proteins:
- a CDS encoding response regulator; amino-acid sequence: MVLDKQTSKILIVDDNPVNIDFLVELLKEYDARTVLDGPSALEAVHEERPDVILLDIGMPGMDGFEVCQKLKASAATRDIPVIFLTAHHDSESVLRAFEVGGVDYISKPYNTQEVLIRLQTQLKLKKAIELLRHRMLYDELTGVPNRKKFFQDSEQWMTMSKVGIPFYLFILTIDHFNDINDEYGYEIGDEIIKAVSVIVKKMVKINYSLSRFGGAEFFLVFTRISEKEAIEWVEAVKTASKKARLKHFPDLQFTINSSFSVSEPEDTAINQVIKRARAKHKISS
- a CDS encoding diguanylate cyclase, which encodes MKIDFSKSKILIVDDNPANIDILLELLSTFDVRAVLDGTSALEAVQQELPDLVLLDITMPGMDGFEVCRRLKEDPKTKDIPVIFLSASSDSNSIIKGFDLGGVDYVTKPYLAKEIVARVQTHLKLRMTMRVLDRLANVDELSGISNRRRFFADTSKLFEEMKRSNTSLILFIIDIDNFKTVNDTYGHSIGDSVVKAFVSTVKKNIPSYNCFARLGGDEFVLTMTSISQDQARDQMERLRSNIEQIRIVQNQDIRFTISIGMSRLEPSDRDLDELLARADINLYQAKKMRNALVG
- a CDS encoding Mrp/NBP35 family ATP-binding protein codes for the protein MTEEKVKSALSTVIYPGFSKDIVTFGFVKDIQVNGADVAVTVDITSSAPEVAHQITVEATEALKREGAADVTVNIQAPKMPRESSSKGKNIAPQVKNFIMVSSGKGGVGKSTSSVNLAIALAMQGKKVGLLDADIYGPNVPRMLGVEGVKPEVNGNKVLPIKAYGIEMMSMGSLMEEGQSLIWRGAMIMKAIEQFLRDILWSELDCLVIDMPPGTGDAQLTLAQSVPVTAGITVTTPQMVSLDDSRRSLDMFKKLNIPIAGIIENMSGFIAPDTGVEYDIFGKGTTQPMAEEFNTKIIAEIPIEPAVRSGGDAGKPVTYFAPESETAKRFMKAAEDVWATIEKINEEGGVDNAAVQPTTPPGVSACSTAAAPKQEASSGESCGTGCGCH